The Sus scrofa isolate TJ Tabasco breed Duroc chromosome X, Sscrofa11.1, whole genome shotgun sequence genome has a segment encoding these proteins:
- the LOC100520991 gene encoding histone H2A-Bbd type 1-like, with the protein MSRKRNLPQCNRRKKHALSRSSRAELQFPVSRVDRYLREGRYAQRLSSQAPVFLAGVLEYLTANILELAASEARSNNKMRIAPEHVQRAASHNQTLSSLFQASSVSRGAEEGAEEPLPEAGR; encoded by the coding sequence ATGTCTCGGAAAAGAAACCTCCCGCAATGCAATCGTCGTAAGAAGCACGCCCTCTCGCGCTCCTCAAGAGCAGAGCTGCAATTCCCGGTGAGCCGCGTGGACCGCTACCTGCGAGAGGGTCGCTATGCGCAGCGCCTGAGCTCGCAAGCCCCTGTGTTCCTGGCCGGCGTCCTCGAGTACCTGACGGCCAACATCCTGGAGCTGGCGGCCAGCGAGGCCCGCAGCAACAACAAGATGCGCATCGCCCCCGAGCACGTGCAGAGGGCCGCGAGCCACAACCAGACCCTCAGCAGCCTCTTCCAGGCCAGCAGCGTCTCCCggggggctgaggagggggccGAGGAGCCCCTGCCCGAGGCCGGGCGGTGA